The following coding sequences lie in one Pseudorasbora parva isolate DD20220531a chromosome 18, ASM2467924v1, whole genome shotgun sequence genomic window:
- the znf462 gene encoding zinc finger protein 462 isoform X4, with translation MEVLQCDGCDFRAETNDELKTHIQDVHTAFLQPTEVGEGEESPRLSRSNSLNSHSQTEDEEDLTNHSLKKDAGIHSLNKDRGHSSGSKQAKHNQSAKPSNKSSFFQCKFCVRYFRSSSLLSEHTRKVHGEASNERSFKTSKQASCSATTYDGVGTVFSCQYCTYKSPHRARILKHQKVHHKEGLPGHSAPVEAEVLDLESDASSVEEHSEDAPGNVERRVLESMIKPQSKGGFNCEWCGFQTSQRQQLADHMMKKHRNMVKIMVSLQQPKIQDGSAGSSKSDSASSRRSTPTSNLNLNDLASNEGSSVKASSIKGSSGNASLKSTSGISSFHYSQLTAKIPNSTGSSILSERSTFTMSDMSRSGMDLDASLLNDSRSSSDDELCGTDDPQYTEPAEDSTKLLLSEEDNDLLETKGVPFKRHMNRFQCPFCSFLTMHRRSISRHIENIHLSGKATVYKCDKCTFLCTNPQKLDTHKQCHGGSSDWDTMDLTNESLDGQGERSEPVNGGNSSSKINGKRSNAGEEQQGPHRCSLCNFSTITLKGLRVHQQHKHSYCDGTQITGQEILSNELQDSESESYNSSSFVQKTQTSILGFSTKKHLIGKTARKSINDLPLDLSPVKKRTRIDEIANNLQSKISQSQQHEDVINLEEMDDDMEENGNHVDGETSKERESSDAQSQHYTFNTQHLHVRNSGGLQKERGVGKRKRSLQSKLGARNIPVQVTISDDEDHYSASLESKDAQDQSSQDGRETYQDNVEYTGEPGNLFYCKHCEYQNKSARSVSTHYQRMHPYIKFSFRYILDPEDQSAVFRCLECFIEYNNFNDLHQHYMTHHPEASNVLNFNQPDLVYMCRFCSYTSPNVRSLMPHYQRMHPSVKINNAMIFSSYMVDQPHKSASESQTLREILNSGPKSLSSTSSGSRSSSSPALKSICKTPEANTEAEALRESLGGNVVVYDCDVCSFSSPNMHSVLVHYQKKHPEQKASYFRIQKTMRVISVDRTQLSSNSTYSLTSTPKSSNSILPTALDEDVYYCKHCVYNNRSVVGVLVHYQKRHPEIKVTAKYIKQAPPTPGLLKLMDELQIAPPKQFLKQFNNNGIEGSGNSNAKGASDKGEPEMLFFCQHCDYGNRTVKGVLIHYQKKHRDVKANADLVRRHTAVVRSQRERVQMIHAGSSTSTATVATEADKSRSLRSLKCRHCVYTSPYVYALKKHLKKDHPTVKATAMTILHWAYQDGVLEAGYHCEWCIYSHAEPSGLLMHYQRRHPEHNVDYTYMASKLWAGPDTSTSRQGGNSETKHYQCRDCAFEACSIWDITNHYQAVHPWAIKGDESVLIDIIKGNQGPDKLLPQLAKGHVSTSSPFNSHLQEEIGVEVSRPTHERQSNLSLSATSSISNNPYQCTVCLSEYNSLHGLLTHYGKKHPGMKVKAADFAQEADINPSSVYKCRHCPYVNSRIHGVLTHYQKRHPSIKVTAEDFADDVEQVHEVTNENDERSKTQRQGYGAYRCKMCPYTHGTLEKLKIHYEKYHNQPAADMFKTSGMQSPARRDDLVAECSSNNVTDVSEICDLDLTISEAAKSDKNAVFKCQLCKYFCSTRKGIARHYRIKHNNVRAQPEGKNNVFKCALCAYTNPIRKGLAAHYQKRHDIDAYYTHCLAASRTVGEKPNKVTVPLASNAETPAMSEELRLAVDRRKCSLCSFQAFSRKSIVSHYIKRHPGVFPKKQPSSKLGRYFTVIYSKDAETSPSTEDVEIVEVKDEVEPEGEVDWLPFKCMKCFKLSFIAEELLVMHYNDCHSKELKWDFVTIPSPAEDGTELYQCTHCEIKFLTLPELSIHLTNHNEDFQKRAMRLERRKQLQSKQRTTEPSEAKPENKVESTADKTPIGYRCNFCVEVHPSLRAICNHLRKHVQYGEAKEGHVKQEAAETTVPVPVDRITNGEAEDVDVGNVEVAMETGTPPAGVAMETEDPAGTPEKPRPVPGHPCSMCNRMFMSMQGLRSHERSHSAVMLVNRSDKYSCQFCHFASPFRHNLDRHIQSHHGHQKPFRCKSCPFKSSYLSRLKSHLHKAHAGEHMYKCVSCPFSTATISQLKEHSLQEHGETLTLPKLKAGTALRSTRPNAEHNDDNTPLESECTESLAYLEPADVQQQLSHFQLASRVQADGSSSPSSAAPAPDAPVPQARPDSILTCEFCEFSSGYMQSLRRHYRDRHGGKKLFKCKDCSFFTCYKMPDEHDLCPGVSTVDIYEISALLCNKKSYVD, from the exons ATGGAAGTGCTGCAGTGCGATGGCTGTGATTTCCGTGCCGAGACGAACGATGAGCTCAAAACGCACATACAGGACGTCCACACGGCCTTCCTCCAGCCTACAGAAGTGGGAGAAGGTGAAGAATCTCCCAGGCTGTCCAGGTCAAACTCGTTAAACTCCCACAGCCAAACAGAGGACGAGGAAGACTTGACCAATCACTCCTTAAAAAAGGACGCAG GCATCCACTCCTTAAACAAAGACCGTGGGCACTCCTCTGGTTCCAAGCAAGCTAAACACAACCAATCAGCAAAACCTTCAAACAAATCGTCATTCTTTCAGTGCAAGTTCTGTGTGCGGTACTTCAGATCCAGCTCTCTTCTCAGTGAACACACCAGGAAGGTCCATGGAGAAGCAAGCAATGAGAGATCCTTCAAAACTTCCAAGCAGGCCAGCTGCAGCGCTACGACTTATGATGGTGTAGGAACCGTCTTTTCCTGCCAGTATTGCACTTATAAATCCCCACACAGAGCTCGAATTCTGAAACACCAGAAAGTGCACCACAAGGAAGGTCTACCAGGCCACTCGGCTCCTGTCGAAGCAGAAGTTCTGGATTTAGAATCAGACGCCTCCTCCGTTGAAGAACACAGTGAAGATGCACCAGGGAATGTAGAACGTCGTGTGCTGGAGTCTATGATCAAGCCCCAGTCAAAAGGAGGCTTTAACTGCGAGTGGTGTGGCTTTCAGACTTCGCAAAGGCAACAGTTAGCCGATCATATGATGAAGAAACACCGTAACATGGTAAAGATTATGGTATCGTTACAACAGCCCAAAATTCAGGACGGAAGTGCAGGATCCAGCAAGTCTGATTCGGCTTCATCTAGGAGAAGCACTCCAACCTCCAATTTAAACCTGAATGATTTAGCGAGCAATGAAGGTTCCTCCGTAAAAGCCTCCTCAATCAAGGGATCCTCCGGCAATGCATCACTCAAGTCCACTTCAGGGATATCAAGTTTTCACTACTCACAGCTCACAGCAAAAATACCTAACAGCACAGGATCTTCCATACTGTCCGAGAGATCGACTTTCACCATGTCAGATATGTCTAGATCTGGCATGGATCTAGATGCCAGCTTGCTGAATGATTCCAGAAGCAGTTCAGATGATGAACTCTGTGGCACGGATGATCCCCAATACACAGAGCCAGCTGAGGATTCTACTAAGCTGCTTCTGTCAGAAGAGGATAATGACCTGCTAGAAACAAAAGGGGTTCCATTCAAAAGACATATGAACAGGTTCCAGTGCCCTTTCTGCTCTTTCTTGACCATGCACCGACGTAGTATTTCTCGTCACATAGAGAACATACACTTATCTGGCAAAGCTACAGTGTATAAATGTGACAAGTGCACCTTTCTTTGCACCAACCCACAAAAGcttgacacacacaaacaatgtCATGGTGGGTCTTCCGATTGGGACACCATGGACTTAACCAATGAAAGTCTAGATGGTCAAGGTGAACGCTCCGAGCCCGTGAATGGAGGAAatagcagctcaaaaatcaatGGGAAAAGATCCAATGCAGGCGAGGAACAGCAGGGTCCTCATCGGTGCTCACTGTGTAACTTCTCCACTATCACACTGAAAGGTCTACGTGTCCACCAGCAACACAAACACTCATACTGTGATGGAACACAAATCACGGGTCAAGAGATTTTGTCTAATGAACTGCAAGATTCTGAGTCTGAGTCCTACAACTCTTCAAGCTTTGTCCAGAAAACTCAAACATCAATCCTTGGATTTTCAACCAAGAAGCACCTTATTGGGAAGACAGCAAGAAAGTCCATCAACGATTTGCCCTTGGATCTCTCTCCCGTCAAAAAACGGACAAGGATTGATGAAATTGCAAATAATCTCCAGAGCAAGATTAGTCAAAGCCAACAGCATGAGGATGTGATTAACCTTGAGGAAATGGATGATGACATGGAGGAGAATGGCAATCACGTTGATGGAGAAACAAGCAAAGAGAGAGAATCCTCTGATGCTCAAAGCCAGCACTACACATTCAACACTCAGCACCTTCATGTTAGGAATTCTGGAGGTCTTCAGAAGGAGCGTGGCGTTGGGAAAAGGAAGCGCAGTCTGCAGTCAAAACTCGGTGCAAGAAACATTCCCGTTCAAGTAACCATTTCTGATGATGAAGACCATTATAGTGCCTCTTTGGAATCTAAAGATGCCCAAGATCAAAGCAGTCAAGATGGCAGAGAGACTTATCAGGACAATGTTGAATACACTGGGGAACCTGGGAACCTGTTCTACTGCAAACATTGTGAGTACCAAAACAAGTCAGCTCGCAGTGTCAGCACACACTACCAGAGGATGCACCCTTACATCAAGTTTAGCTTCAGATACATCCTGGATCCTGAGGATCAGAGCGCAGTCTTCCGTTGTCTTGAGTGCTTCATAGAATACAACAACTTTAATGATCTGCACCAGCACTATATGACGCACCATCCAGAAGCAAGTAATGTCTTGAACTTTAACCAGCCAGATCTAGTGTATATGTGCCGTTTCTGTTCCTACACAAGTCCAAATGTGCGGAGTCTGATGCCCCATTATCAAAGAATGCACCCTTCAGTGAAGATCAACAATGCCATGATTTTTTCCAGCTACATGGTGGATCAgcctcataaaagtgcatccgagTCCCAAACACTAAGAGAAATCTTGAATTCTGGCCCAAAGAGTTTAAGCTCCACCTCGTCCGGGTCCAGATCATCATCCAGTCCGGCTCTCAAAAGCATCTGCAAAACACCAGAAGCAAACACAGAGGCTGAAGCTCTTCGAGAAAGTCTGGGTGGTAATGTGGTGGTGTATGACTGTGATGTCTGTTCTTTCTCAAGTCCCAACATGCACTCAGTACTGGTCCATTATCAGAAAAAACACCCTGAGCAAAAGGCATCATACTTCCGCATACAGAAGACAATGCGAGTCATATCTGTTGACCGAACACAGTTGTCCAGCAATTCAACCTACAGCCTAACTAGCACCCCCAAGTCTTCAAACTCCATCCTACCTACGGCTCTGGATGAGGATGTTTATTACTGCAAGCACTGTGTCTACAATAACCGCTCTGTAGTGGGCGTTCTGGTCCACTACCAAAAGCGACATCCAGAGATCAAGGTGACGGCGAAGTACATAAAGCAGGCACCCCCAACCCCAGGACTGCTGAAACTCATGGATGAGTTACAGATCGCACCCCCTAAACAGTTTCTGAAGCAATTCAACAACAACGGGATTGAAGGGTCAGGTAATTCCAATGCTAAAGGAGCATCCGACAAAGGGGAACCAGAAATGCTGTTCTTCTGCCAGCACTGCGACTATGGGAACCGCACTGTGAAGGGGGTGTTGATTCACTACCAGAAGAAGCACAGGGACGTGAAAGCCAATGCCGACCTTGTCCGTAGACATACAGCTGTGGTCCGGAGTCAGAGAGAAAGAGTGCAGATGATCCACGCTGGAAGTTCCACGTCCACTGCAACTGTAGCTACTGAAGCAGACAAATCCAGGTCATTGCGATCTTTGAAGTGTAGACACTGTGTGTACACGTCTCCTTACGTCTATGCCTTGAAGAAGCATTTGAAGAAAGATCATCCTACTGTGAAGGCTACGGCCATGACGATCTTACACTGGGCTTATCAGGACGGTGTTTTGGAGGCTGGTTATCACTGTGAGTGGTGCATATATTCCCACGCTGAGCCAAGCGGGCTGCTCATGCATTACCAAAGACGCCACCCTGAGCACAATGTCGACTACACTTACATGGCCAGCAAGCTGTGGGCTGGTCCTGATACTTCCACAAGCAGACAGGGTGGGAACTCTGAAACGAAGCATTACCAATGCAGAGATTGTGCCTTTGAGGCGTGCTCCATCTGGGATATTACTAACCATTACCAAGCAGTGCACCCTTGGGCCATCAAAGGTGACGAGTCTGTCCTCATTGACATTATCAAGGGGAACCAAGGACCTGATAAGCTGCTCCCGCAATTGGCCAAAGGACACGTTTCGACGTCCAGTCCGTTCAATAGCCACCTGCAGGAAGAGATTGGAGTTGAAGTCAGTCGCCCAACACACGAGCGCCAATCTAATCTCTCTCTGTCTGCCACCTCATCTATCTCAAACAACCCTTACCAATGCACCGTGTGCTTGTCTGAGTACAACAGTCTTCATGGGCTTCTGACCCACTATGGCAAAAAACACCCGGGCATGAAAGTGAAAGCTGCTGACTTTGCTCAGGAAGCAGACATTAACCCCAGCTCAGTTTACAAGTGCAGACACTGTCCGTACGTGAACTCCCGCATCCATGGAGTTCTCACACACTACCAGAAACGACATCCTTCCATCAAAGTCACGGCTGAGGACTTTGCTGATGATGTCGAGCAGGTGCACGAGGTAACCAACGAGAACGATGAGCGATCTAAAACACAGAGGCAGGGCTATGGTGCGTACCGTTGCAAGATGTGCCCTTACACACATGGCACTTTAGAGAAACTGAAGATACACTATGAGAAATATCACAACCAACCTGCTGCAGACATGTTTAAAACATCCGGCATGCAGTCGCCAGCTAGAAGAGATGATTTGGTTGCTGAATGCAGTAGCAACAATGTGACCGACGTCTCAGAGATCTGTGACTTGGACCTCACAATCTCCGAAGCCGCAAAGAGCGACAAGAACGCTGTGTTTAAATGCCAACTGTGCAAATACTTCTGCTCCACTCGGAAGGGTATCGCTCGCCACTACCGAATCAAGCATAACAATGTCAGAGCGCAGCCTGAGGGGAAGAACAACGTCTTTAAATGTGCCCTCTGCGCCTACACCAACCCCATCCGTAAAGGCCTCGCGGCACACTACCAGAAACGGCATGACATCGATGCTTACTACACGCATTGCTTGGCAGCATCCAGGACGGTGGGCGAGAAACCGAACAAGGTGACGGTGCCCTTGGCATCAAATGCAGAGACTCCAGCGATGAGCGAGGAGCTGAGGCTCGCTGTGGACCGAAGGAAATGTTCGCTCTGCTCCTTCCAGGCTTTCAGCAGGAAGAGTATTGTTTCTCATTACATAAAGCGCCACCCGGGAGTCTTTCCCAAGAAGCAGCCTTCCAGCAAACTGGGCCGTTACTTCACTGTGATCTATTCCAAGGACGCGGAGACATCTCCTTCCACGGAGGACGTGGAAATAGTTGAAGTCAAGGATGAGGTGGAACCTGAAGGCGAAGTTGACTGGCTCCCCTTCAAATGTATGAAATGCTTCAAGCTCTCGTTCATCGCGGAGGAACTGCTGGTGATGCATTACAATGACTGTCACAGCAAGGAACTCAAGTGGGATTTTGTCACCATTCCCAGCCCCGCGGAAGATGGGACCGAGCTCTACCAGTGCACCCACTGTGAAATCAAGTTCTTGACTCTTCCAGAACTCAGCATCCATTTGACCAACCACAACGAGGATTTCCAGAAAAGAGCCATGAGGCTGGAAAGGAGAAAACAGCTTCAAAGCAAGCAGAGGACGACAGAGCCGTCAGAAGCCAAACCAGAGAATAAG GTGGAAAGCACAGCTGATAAGACTCCTATTGGCTACAGGTGCAACTTCTGCGTGGAAGTCCATCCCAGCCTCCGGGCCATCTGTAACCACCTGAGAAAGCATGTGCAATACGGCGAGGCCAAGGAGGGACACGTGAAG CAGGAAGCAGCAGAGACGACTGTTCCCGTTCCCGTGGACCGAATCACCAATGGCGAGGCTGAGGATGTGGATGTCGGGAACGTTGAGGTCGCCATGGAGACCGGCACGCCACCGGCCGGGGTCGCCATGGAGACCGAGGATCCAGCGGGAACGCCGGAGAAGCCACGCCCTGTTCCCGGACATCCGTGCAGCATGTGCAACCGCATGTTCATGTCCATGCAGGGCCTGCGATCCCACGAGAGGAGCCATTCGGCCGTAATGCTCGTCAACAGAAGCGACAAATACAGCTGCCAGTTCTGCCACTTCGCCTCACCATTCAGACACAA CCTCGACCGTCACATCCAGTCTCATCACGGACATCAGAAGCCGTTCCGCTGTAAGTCCTGTCCCTTTAAATCCTCATACCTGAGCCGCCTCAAGAGCCACCTGCACAAAGCACACGCAG GTGAACACATGTATAAGTGTGTTTCATGTCCGTTCTCCACCGCCACCATCAGCCAGCTGAAGGAACACTCGCTGCAGGAACACGGAGAGACTCTCACGCTGCCTAAACTCAAGGCTGGAACCGCCCTACGCTCCACCCGACCCAACGCTGAACACAACGACGACAACACTCCCCTCGAATCAGAATGCACCG AGTCGCTGGCGTATCTGGAGCCGGCAGATGTTCAGCAGCAGCTGAGCCACTTCCAGCTGGCGTCTCGCGTTCAGGCCGATGGTTCGTCCAGCCCGTCCTCAGCCGCACCGGCGCCGGATGCTCCGGTTCCTCAGGCCCGGCCCGACTCCATCCTCACCTGCGAGTTCTGCGAGTTCAGCTCCGGATACATGCAGAGTCTGCGCAGACACTACCGAGACCGCCATGGGGGGAAAAAGCTCTTCAAGTGCAAGGACTGTTCATTCTTCACCTGCTACAA AATGCCTGATGAACATGATTTATGTCCTGGCGTCTCTACAGtggacatttatgaaatcaGTGCCCTGTTATGTAACAAAAAGTCATATGttgattag